Within the Streptomyces sp. R41 genome, the region TCGGCACCGCGCTGTCCGGCGCGATCAACGCGTTCGTGCCGGCCTCTGTGTTCAGCAAGGCCCTGCCCAGTCGCCCCGCACTCGCCGTCCCGGTCGCCAGCGCCGCCGGTGTCGTCCTCCCGGGCTGCGAGTGCGCGTCGGTGCCGGTGGCGAACAGCCTGATCCGACGGGGCGTCACCCCGGCCGCGGCCTTCGCGTTCCTGCTCTCCGCCCCCGCCATCAACCCGGTCGTCCTGACCGCCACCGCCGTCGCCTTCCCCGGCAGCCCCGCCATGGTGGCCGCCCGGCTGCTCGCCTCGCTCGTCACCGCGGCCGTGATGGGCTGGCTGTGGCTCTGGCTGGGGCGCGAGGAGTGGCTGCGGCCCGCGGCCCGCCACACGGGTCATCACCCGGGGCACAGCCGCTGGAACGAGTTCCGCCGCGGCTTCCAGCACGACTTCCTGCACGCGGGCGGTTATCTCGTCCTCGGCGCGGTCGCGGCGGCCACCTTCAACGTCACCGTGCCGCGTTCGGTCCTCGACACGTTCTCCGGCTCGCCCTGGCTCTCCGTGCTGTTCCTGGCCGGGCTGGCGATCGTCCTCGCGGTCTGCTCCGAGGCCGATGCCTTCGTCGCCGCCTCGCTCGCCGGTTTCTCGCCCACCGCACGGCTGGCCTTCCTGGTGGTCGGCCCCATGGTCGACCTGAAACTGATCGCCCTTCAGGCGGGCACCTTCGGCCGGGCGTTCGCCCTCCGCTTCTCCACCGCGACCGTTGTCGTGGCGGTTGCGTGCAGCGTGCTGATCGGAGGAGCCCTGCTGTGAGACACCGCGTACAAGTACTGCTCCTGGTCCTCTGCGGGCTCGGCCTCCTGCACGCCTCCCTCTTCTCGGACCTGTATCTGCGTTACGTGAAGGCGGGCCTGCGTCCGGCGCTGATCGCCTCCGGCGCACTGCTCCTCGTACTGGGCCTGCTGGCGGCGGTCCTCGACGGACGGGCGGACGCGCACGAGCCCGCGTACGACGGCCGTGAAGGCGAGCACGAGCACGAGCGCGACCACGACCGTGTCGGCGGTCATGGTCATGGCGGTCACCACGACCACTCCACCACGCCCCGGATCGCCTGGCTGCTGTTCCTTCCCGCCCTCAGCCTGCTCCTCTACGCGCCTCCCGCACTCGGCGCGTACACCGCTTCACGGGCCAACGAGAAGGCCGTCAAGGAGCAGAGCCGGTTCGACCGGCTGCCGGCGACCTCGCCGCTGCCCATCACCCTCACGGACTTCACCCAGCGGGTGCAGCAGGACCGGGAGCGGAGCATCGAGGGCCGCAGCCTGCAGATGACGGGTTTCGTCACGCCGGCGCGGCAGGGCGGCGGCTGGTATTTGACCCGGATCATCTTCAATTGCTGCGCCGCGGATTCGCAGTCCATCAGGATCCGGATGTACGGGGCGCCCGCACTGCCCCACGACACCTGGGTCTCCGTCACGGGAACCTGGCACCCGCAGGGCACGCTCGGCACCAAGTCGGCGGCCCCGGCTCTCGACGTCCGCGCCACCAAGCGGATCTCTCCACCGGTGAACGCCTATACGGACACCCTTCCGCTCACACCGTCGTGACCCTGGGCGACCGGGCCTGCCCGTTGCCCCGAGAAGCTCATTCCTCCAGGATCGGTCCGGTCACTGACCGCGCCCAGCGCGGTGCTGACGGTGGCGATGATCGCCCCGTCGGTCCCGATGGAGGCGAAGGAGCGGAGGAGCCGGTGCTGAAGAAGAGGCACCGAATCCGGGCCAGGACCTTCCGGCAAGGCGGGAATGCGGTGACCGGGGCCGCTGTTACAGCACACGTAGCTGACATGCGCGAGTCAAGACCGCGTGATGTGGGCGGAAGGAGGACCTCATGGCACGCAACAGTGCGCGTCCCGTCGTCACGCTGAGGTCGACGGCCGGGACCGGCGTCACCTACGTGACGCGCAAGAACCGTGTGAACGACCCCGACCGGCTCGTACTGCGCAAGTACGACCCGGTGGCCGGCGAGCACGTCCCGTTCCGCGAGGAACGCTGAACCAAGCCCGGCGCCACCGGGCGGACAGTCGCAGGGAAGGAAACCGTATGAGGCCCCGTATTCATCCCGTATCCGGGCCGGTCGTCTTCCGTGACCGCGCCGCGGGTGTCGCGTTTCTGACTCGTTCGACCGCGCACTCGGCGAGGACGATCGAGTGGGAGGACGGCACCAGCTACCCGCTGATCGATGTCGAGATCTCGTCGGCGAGCCATCCGTTCTACACCGGGACCTCGCGGGTCGTGGACACCGCCGGCCGTGTGGAGCGCTTCGAGCGTCGCTACGGCCGCGTGGCCTCGGCCCGGCGCTGACCGCGGGTCGTGTCCAGCAGAAGGAGAGCAGAGCCATGAAGGTGCGCAAGTCCTTGCGATCGTTGAAGTCCGAGCCCGGGGCGCAGGTGGTCCGCCGGCGGGGCGTGGTCTTCGTCGTCAACAAGAAGAACCCGCGGTTCAAGGCCCGCCAGGGCTGACACCCGGGGAGATGACGGCCGGCCCGGTCCTCGCACCGCGCGAGACCGGGACGGCCGTCCGCACGGTGTCACCCATCGTCGTCACGCCGATGGCGCCCGGACGGGGCATCACATCGCCTTCATCCGTGCTTCGTCGTCGTCAGGCCGGTGCCAACGCCCTGCGCAGAGGATGCTCGGCCTCGCTCGGCCGGAGCGGGCCGACCGGCTCCACAGATGACGAAGGTGACGCTGATCAGCAAGGCCCAGGAGATCGACTTCGACACCGAGACCGGTTCCCAGCCATGGAGCTGGTACGGGTATGTCCAGGCCCCGAGATAGGTGGCGATGTTCTCGGCCGGCCACAGGAAGAAACCGATCAAGGCGAAGAACAGCGCCAGTGGCATTCGGTGCCGCCTTCTGCCTACCGAGTAGTGCACCCATGTCCCTGTGGTCACGACCAGCAGCAGGGCGCCGAGTGGCAGGCGAAGGTCCGGCAGCCAGTGATGGCTCACGAAGTTGACGTACAGACCGACGGCCGGCACGGCGGTACCGCGGGCTCGGTAGCCGGTGAGCGTCAGGTCGAACAACCGCCAGGACCGGCAGACACAGCTGCCGACCGCGGCATACATGAAGCCTCCGTACAGCGGTGCGCCGGCGACCTTCGCCACTCCTGGTTCGGGACAGCTCCACGATCCCACCCGCACTTTCACCAGTTCGAAGGCGAGCCCCAGGATGTGGCAGACGGCCACGACGACCATCTCCCGCCTGGTCTCCCATCCCAGCACGTAGCCCACGCCGGTGAGCAGGACGCCGTACGCGAGCAGCAGGTCATAGCGCGCCACCGGCAGCGGAGGGAGGAGTTTCGAGGCCGCCATACCGGCGAACAGGGCGACGGCGAACGCGCAGCAGCGCGCCTGCAGCCATCCGAACCAGGCCAACTGCCGACTGATCATTCCGGCGCCGCACATGATCGTGTGCATGCTCATGGAGAGTGGTCCGGCAGGGCCAGGCGTTGGTCCGTCTTCACGGTCTTGACCGTGCTGTAGTGGGCGGCGCCGGCCTTCTTGAACTGGAGCTCGACCGGCTGGCCCATGAACCCCTGGTAGGCGAGGTCTTGTCCTGCCGGAGAGCGACGGCGCACGCCGTGAAGAGGTCCTGCTCCCGCTCCGGCGGCGGGACCGGTTGTCAGTGCCCGGCGGTTCGGAGCCTGATGCGATGCTCACGCGGCTCTCTGTCCGGGCCGGTTGACGCTACCGGCCGAGTAGCGGCAGTACGGGAAAGGCGTGGTCCTGCCAGATGAGGCGGGAGGTCTCCTCCGGGTAGGCGGTGACGGCCGGCCGGGTGTCGAAGAGCTGTACGAGGCGTTGTCCGGTGTCGTACGCGGGCCAGCCGGGGTCGCCGTGGGCGGCGAACGCCGTCCATGCGGCGCGCATGCGGGTGGACAGCGCCTCTGCCTCCGGGGACGGGCCTTCGCCGATCAGCACGGCAGGCTGGCCGCGGTCCAGGTTGCCGAAGACGAGCGGCACGTCGAGGCCGTGGCAGGCGCCGAGGCCGCCGCCCATGCCCGGGGCGGGCCATGTCAGCTCGTAGACGTGGGCGCGGCCGCCGGCGGCGGTCTGGGCCTCGGCGAGGTGCAGGCTCGGCATGCGGAACAGCCGGTCGGAGTGGACCAGTTCGTACAGCTCGTCGGGGCCCGCGGCCGGAAAGCCGTCGAGGTAACGGCGTGCGCCGTCCTGGCCGGGGCCGAAGACGTGCAGGGCTGTCGCCGCCTGCTCCTGTGTCACCTGGCCGAGCAGGCCGTCGAGCGCGGTGAGCAGCCGCTGTTCGTCGCGGGTGTGGCCGACGAGGAGTTCGATGTCCCGGCCGGCGCCGTTGGTCAGGGCCTGCCATGGAGTGACCGGCAGAGCATCACCCTCGACGACCGGCGAGAACAGGATCGACCTGTGCGCGACCTGACCCCAGCGGTCCGCCCACTGGGCCATCTTGGCGCCGACCGCATCACCGGCGGCGGACAGCCGGGCCGGGTCCACCGTGGACAGGTCGGCCACCGTGGGCCTCAGCCCCAACTCGGCGGCGCAGGAGGCGGCGATGTCGGCGGCGAGCTCCGGCGAGAAGAACGTGCCCTGCACACTCTGCGCGACGGCCCGGCCGAAGAGCCCGGCCGCACTCGGCATCGCCAGCAGCGCGGCGACCGACCCGGCGCCCGCCGACTGGCCGAAGACCGTGACGCGGTCCGGGTCGCCGCCGAAGGCCCGGATGTTGTCACGCACCCACTCCAGAGCGGCGACCTGGTCAAGCAGACCCCGGTTGGCGGGCGCC harbors:
- a CDS encoding permease, which translates into the protein MHQTDESVGATPTAVLPAGPSGASQTRVPRRRLLVIGLGAAVGWGFASAAAELARSGWLGAPAFGAWRTVCLAITVQALPFLLLGTALSGAINAFVPASVFSKALPSRPALAVPVASAAGVVLPGCECASVPVANSLIRRGVTPAAAFAFLLSAPAINPVVLTATAVAFPGSPAMVAARLLASLVTAAVMGWLWLWLGREEWLRPAARHTGHHPGHSRWNEFRRGFQHDFLHAGGYLVLGAVAAATFNVTVPRSVLDTFSGSPWLSVLFLAGLAIVLAVCSEADAFVAASLAGFSPTARLAFLVVGPMVDLKLIALQAGTFGRAFALRFSTATVVVAVACSVLIGGALL
- a CDS encoding carboxylesterase/lipase family protein — translated: MTVVASESSGAKPEVRTAAGALRGTREADVTVFRGIPFAGPPVGSLRFAAPRPVRGWDGVRAAVSYGPPPPQGGHFGMDALAQDALGDDWLTVNVWSPEPGPGAGLPVMVWIQGGAYTIGMSGLPEYDGGRLARESGVVVVTFNYRVGLEGFAQIEGAPANRGLLDQVAALEWVRDNIRAFGGDPDRVTVFGQSAGAGSVAALLAMPSAAGLFGRAVAQSVQGTFFSPELAADIAASCAAELGLRPTVADLSTVDPARLSAAGDAVGAKMAQWADRWGQVAHRSILFSPVVEGDALPVTPWQALTNGAGRDIELLVGHTRDEQRLLTALDGLLGQVTQEQAATALHVFGPGQDGARRYLDGFPAAGPDELYELVHSDRLFRMPSLHLAEAQTAAGGRAHVYELTWPAPGMGGGLGACHGLDVPLVFGNLDRGQPAVLIGEGPSPEAEALSTRMRAAWTAFAAHGDPGWPAYDTGQRLVQLFDTRPAVTAYPEETSRLIWQDHAFPVLPLLGR
- a CDS encoding TIGR03943 family protein — its product is MRHRVQVLLLVLCGLGLLHASLFSDLYLRYVKAGLRPALIASGALLLVLGLLAAVLDGRADAHEPAYDGREGEHEHERDHDRVGGHGHGGHHDHSTTPRIAWLLFLPALSLLLYAPPALGAYTASRANEKAVKEQSRFDRLPATSPLPITLTDFTQRVQQDRERSIEGRSLQMTGFVTPARQGGGWYLTRIIFNCCAADSQSIRIRMYGAPALPHDTWVSVTGTWHPQGTLGTKSAAPALDVRATKRISPPVNAYTDTLPLTPS
- the ykgO gene encoding type B 50S ribosomal protein L36 produces the protein MKVRKSLRSLKSEPGAQVVRRRGVVFVVNKKNPRFKARQG
- a CDS encoding DUF817 domain-containing protein, whose amino-acid sequence is MSMHTIMCGAGMISRQLAWFGWLQARCCAFAVALFAGMAASKLLPPLPVARYDLLLAYGVLLTGVGYVLGWETRREMVVVAVCHILGLAFELVKVRVGSWSCPEPGVAKVAGAPLYGGFMYAAVGSCVCRSWRLFDLTLTGYRARGTAVPAVGLYVNFVSHHWLPDLRLPLGALLLVVTTGTWVHYSVGRRRHRMPLALFFALIGFFLWPAENIATYLGAWTYPYQLHGWEPVSVSKSISWALLISVTFVICGAGRPAPAERGRASSAQGVGTGLTTTKHG
- the rpmG gene encoding 50S ribosomal protein L33, producing the protein MARNSARPVVTLRSTAGTGVTYVTRKNRVNDPDRLVLRKYDPVAGEHVPFREER
- a CDS encoding type B 50S ribosomal protein L31, coding for MRPRIHPVSGPVVFRDRAAGVAFLTRSTAHSARTIEWEDGTSYPLIDVEISSASHPFYTGTSRVVDTAGRVERFERRYGRVASARR